In the genome of Carnobacterium pleistocenium FTR1, one region contains:
- a CDS encoding MarR family winged helix-turn-helix transcriptional regulator, translating to MSNKIVEKTGVRKIHFDEEYDKKEIGMEMRKLMNFIQRNIKSSKSEDKIFPTTKMHAMILGFLNKFKNEDIFQKDIEKKFSMRRSTTSKMLKNMEEKELIERISSEKDARMKKLQLTTKGQNLVEEVNKEFQRIENLLSEGLTEEELEQFFLIIFKMQQNMLKDIK from the coding sequence ATGTCTAATAAAATAGTAGAAAAGACTGGGGTGAGAAAAATTCATTTTGATGAAGAATATGATAAAAAAGAAATTGGAATGGAAATGCGTAAATTAATGAATTTTATTCAGAGAAATATTAAGTCCAGTAAAAGTGAGGATAAAATTTTCCCTACGACTAAGATGCATGCAATGATTCTTGGATTTTTAAATAAATTTAAGAATGAGGATATATTTCAAAAAGATATTGAAAAAAAGTTTTCAATGCGCCGATCTACTACTTCAAAGATGCTGAAAAACATGGAAGAAAAAGAACTAATTGAGCGTATTTCGAGTGAAAAAGACGCACGAATGAAAAAATTACAATTAACAACTAAAGGTCAAAACTTAGTTGAAGAAGTAAATAAAGAATTTCAAAGAATTGAAAATTTATTGTCAGAGGGTTTAACTGAAGAGGAACTTGAACAGTTTTTTTTAATAATTTTTAAAATGCAACAAAATATGTTGAAAGATATAAAGTAA
- a CDS encoding ABC transporter ATP-binding protein — protein MWHILIAFVFAIIGTVFNLVGPDRLSEVTDIITAGITGEIDLEKIKNIGLFLVTLYVLGFVLSYFQGFIMATVTQNVTKKLRTDISKKINRLPLRYFDSNNHGDILSRVTNDIDTIGQTLNQSLGQLVTAISLFVGSLIMMFYTNVPMAISAVLSTGLGFTLMALIIKQSQKFFSQQQKSLGELNGHVEEIYTGHNIVKAFNGEEAAIEEFDKINNTLFDSAWKSQYISGLMMPLMSFIGNFGYVVVCVVGAYLAFNDYITFGVIVAFMLYIRFFTQPLAQIAQAFTSLQSAAAASERVFNFLEEEELEIETGKPTSIGNVAGNVTFEHVKFGYNPGQQIIKDFSLEAKAGQKIAIVGPTGAGKTTLVNLLMRFYEVDSGEIYIDGTPISSVSRSALHEQFCMVLQDTWLFEGTVRENIIYSKQGVSDETVVNACKAVGVDHFIQTLPHGYDTILDDTTSLSAGQKQLMTIARAMVADAPLLILDEATSSVDTRTELIIQTAMDRLMHGRTSFVIAHRLSTIKNADLIIVMKDGDVVESGSHDILLQQNGFYADLYNSQFDQEEE, from the coding sequence ATGTGGCACATTCTAATAGCTTTTGTTTTTGCGATTATCGGTACAGTATTCAATTTAGTTGGTCCTGACCGTCTTAGTGAAGTTACCGATATAATTACTGCAGGAATTACAGGAGAAATTGATTTAGAAAAAATAAAAAATATTGGTTTATTTTTAGTTACCCTTTATGTTCTTGGGTTTGTTTTATCCTACTTCCAAGGCTTTATTATGGCGACTGTTACTCAAAATGTTACCAAAAAATTGCGTACAGATATTTCAAAAAAAATAAATCGTTTACCACTTCGCTATTTTGACAGCAATAATCATGGAGATATTTTAAGTCGCGTGACAAATGATATTGATACAATTGGCCAAACGTTAAACCAAAGTTTAGGACAATTAGTGACAGCTATCAGCTTATTTGTTGGATCATTGATTATGATGTTTTATACGAATGTGCCTATGGCAATCTCAGCTGTTCTATCAACTGGGTTAGGATTTACTTTAATGGCACTGATTATTAAGCAATCACAAAAATTCTTCAGTCAACAGCAAAAAAGTTTGGGTGAATTAAATGGACACGTTGAAGAGATATACACTGGCCATAATATTGTGAAAGCTTTTAATGGCGAAGAAGCGGCAATTGAAGAATTTGATAAAATTAATAACACATTATTTGATAGTGCTTGGAAGTCTCAATATATTTCAGGTCTAATGATGCCTTTAATGAGCTTTATTGGGAATTTTGGGTATGTAGTTGTCTGTGTGGTAGGAGCTTACTTGGCATTTAATGATTATATTACTTTTGGAGTAATTGTTGCATTCATGCTGTATATTCGTTTCTTCACTCAACCTCTAGCACAAATTGCACAAGCCTTTACAAGTTTGCAATCCGCTGCAGCTGCAAGCGAACGCGTTTTTAATTTTTTAGAAGAGGAAGAATTAGAAATAGAAACTGGTAAACCAACTTCAATAGGTAATGTTGCAGGAAATGTGACATTTGAACATGTTAAATTTGGTTACAATCCAGGGCAACAAATTATTAAAGACTTCTCTCTAGAAGCTAAGGCTGGACAAAAAATTGCTATTGTTGGTCCTACGGGTGCTGGTAAAACCACTTTAGTTAACTTGTTGATGCGTTTCTATGAGGTAGATAGTGGAGAAATCTACATTGATGGAACACCAATTTCAAGTGTTTCGCGTAGTGCGTTGCATGAACAATTCTGTATGGTGTTACAAGACACTTGGTTATTTGAAGGAACAGTTAGAGAAAATATTATTTATAGCAAACAAGGTGTAAGCGATGAAACAGTAGTCAACGCTTGTAAAGCAGTCGGAGTAGATCACTTTATTCAAACATTACCACACGGTTATGATACGATTTTAGATGATACCACAAGTTTGTCTGCCGGACAAAAACAATTAATGACTATTGCTCGTGCAATGGTAGCAGATGCACCTTTGTTGATCTTAGATGAAGCAACAAGTTCAGTTGATACACGTACTGAACTAATCATTCAAACAGCAATGGACCGATTAATGCATGGAAGAACTTCTTTTGTTATTGCACATCGTCTGTCTACCATTAAAAACGCAGATTTGATTATTGTTATGAAAGACGGGGACGTAGTAGAAAGTGGAAGCCATGATATCTTGTTGCAGCAAAATGGTTTTTATGCTGATCTTTATAACAGTCAGTTTGATCAAGAAGAAGAGTAA
- a CDS encoding DivIVA domain-containing protein — MVLTPLDIHNKEFPVKMRGYDQDQVNDYLDQIIKDYEMVLKEKRELEKELQFSEEKVGHFNNLQDALNKSIIVAQDAADRLRENAAKEANIIGLEAEKNADRLLDEAVSKARKITAETDELRKQSRVFKQRLQIMIESQLEMVKNSEWDDLLKPIEEEVLNIPTLKEILSSVSESEKNSVNTNVESINETLVISTEDTENSHEEEQSSEEGTLPAIEFPK, encoded by the coding sequence ATGGTGTTGACTCCCTTAGACATACATAACAAAGAGTTCCCTGTCAAGATGCGAGGCTATGATCAAGATCAAGTGAATGATTATTTAGATCAAATCATTAAAGATTACGAAATGGTTTTAAAAGAAAAACGTGAATTAGAAAAAGAATTGCAATTTTCTGAAGAGAAAGTAGGCCATTTTAACAATCTTCAGGATGCTTTAAATAAATCAATTATCGTTGCTCAAGATGCAGCTGATAGGCTAAGAGAAAATGCAGCAAAAGAAGCAAATATTATTGGTCTTGAGGCTGAAAAGAATGCTGATCGTTTATTAGATGAAGCTGTTTCTAAAGCTCGAAAAATCACAGCAGAAACAGATGAACTAAGGAAACAAAGCAGAGTCTTTAAACAACGTTTACAGATTATGATAGAGTCACAGTTAGAAATGGTCAAAAATTCTGAATGGGATGATTTACTAAAACCTATAGAAGAAGAAGTACTGAATATTCCTACATTAAAAGAAATCCTATCCAGTGTTAGCGAAAGTGAAAAAAACTCAGTCAATACTAATGTGGAATCAATTAATGAAACACTAGTGATTAGTACTGAAGATACAGAAAATAGTCATGAAGAAGAACAATCTTCAGAAGAAGGTACATTACCAGCAATCGAGTTTCCTAAATAA
- a CDS encoding cold-shock protein: MEKGTVKWFNSEKGFGFIEVESGDDIFVHFSAITGEGFKSLEEGQAVEFEIVEGNRGAQAANVVKL; the protein is encoded by the coding sequence ATGGAAAAAGGGACAGTAAAATGGTTTAATAGTGAAAAGGGTTTTGGCTTTATTGAAGTTGAAAGTGGAGATGATATATTTGTCCACTTCAGTGCAATTACAGGTGAAGGTTTTAAATCATTAGAAGAAGGACAAGCAGTTGAATTTGAAATCGTTGAAGGAAACCGAGGAGCGCAAGCTGCAAACGTTGTGAAACTTTAA
- a CDS encoding ABC transporter ATP-binding protein: protein MLKILKYLKRKEWVMILFSFIFIVLQVYLDLELPEYMSKITQLIQIPGSEMQDIYKNGGYMVICALGSLAASFITVYFVSKVAAGLSRTLRSEVFTKVEGFSMEEINHFSTASLITRSSNDVTQIQMAMALGLQVLIKAPITAIWAITKIVDKSWEWTLSTAGAVALLLVIISIVVLFALPKFKIIQDLTDNLNRVTRENLTGLRVIRAYNAEDFEEAKFEEANTKLTSTNLFITRTMSVIAPGMTLIMSGLSLSVYWIGAYLINNVQLVNESSALERITLFSDMVVFSSYAVQVVISFMMLTVVFIILPRASVSAGRIREVLNTKATISDGTLTQSTNNQKGIVEFKNVSFQYPDATEAILENISFTANTGETVAFIGSTGSGKSTLVNLIPRFFDVSSGEIVVNGHNIKEYTQKMLHSLIGFVPQKAFLFSGTVRSNVSYGDAGHEITDADFKKAIEIAQSKDFVEKMEDEYDASISQSGSNVSGGQRQRLAISRAISRKPEILVFDDSFSALDYKTDRVLRAALNTELADTTKLIVAQRIGTIRDADKIIVLDEGKIVGIGTHQELMQTCEVYQDIAYSQLSKEELAGE, encoded by the coding sequence ATGCTAAAAATATTAAAATATTTAAAACGAAAAGAATGGGTGATGATTTTATTTAGTTTCATCTTTATCGTTCTTCAAGTCTATTTGGACTTAGAATTACCAGAATACATGTCTAAAATTACTCAACTTATTCAAATACCCGGTTCAGAAATGCAAGATATCTACAAGAATGGCGGATACATGGTGATATGCGCTTTAGGCAGTTTAGCCGCATCTTTTATAACAGTATACTTTGTTTCAAAAGTAGCAGCTGGTCTTTCACGTACGTTAAGATCAGAAGTATTTACAAAAGTTGAAGGATTTTCAATGGAAGAGATCAATCATTTTTCTACTGCAAGTTTGATTACCCGGTCGTCAAATGATGTAACACAAATCCAAATGGCTATGGCACTTGGTTTGCAAGTGCTAATTAAAGCCCCAATTACAGCTATTTGGGCCATTACAAAAATAGTAGATAAGTCTTGGGAGTGGACACTTTCAACAGCTGGAGCAGTAGCATTATTATTAGTAATTATAAGTATCGTCGTATTGTTCGCTTTACCTAAATTTAAAATTATCCAAGATCTAACAGATAATTTAAACCGGGTTACACGCGAAAATCTAACTGGGTTACGTGTGATTCGGGCATACAATGCGGAAGATTTTGAAGAAGCAAAATTTGAAGAGGCGAATACTAAATTAACAAGTACAAATTTATTTATTACTAGAACTATGTCTGTTATAGCGCCAGGAATGACACTGATTATGAGTGGATTAAGTTTATCCGTTTATTGGATTGGTGCTTACTTGATCAACAATGTTCAACTAGTGAATGAATCAAGTGCGTTAGAACGCATTACTTTATTTAGTGATATGGTTGTATTTTCTTCTTATGCAGTTCAAGTGGTTATTTCATTCATGATGTTAACAGTTGTCTTTATTATTTTGCCACGAGCCTCTGTATCAGCAGGACGTATTAGAGAAGTATTAAATACAAAAGCAACTATTAGTGATGGAACTTTAACACAGTCAACTAATAATCAAAAAGGAATTGTTGAATTCAAAAATGTTAGTTTCCAGTACCCAGATGCTACTGAAGCTATATTAGAAAATATTTCTTTTACTGCAAATACTGGGGAAACAGTTGCTTTTATTGGGTCCACTGGTAGCGGTAAAAGTACTCTGGTCAATTTAATTCCTCGTTTTTTTGATGTATCAAGTGGAGAAATAGTGGTTAATGGACATAATATTAAAGAATACACGCAAAAAATGCTTCACTCTTTAATTGGATTTGTTCCTCAGAAGGCATTTTTATTTAGTGGAACGGTTCGCTCAAACGTGAGTTATGGGGATGCTGGACATGAAATAACGGATGCCGATTTTAAAAAAGCAATTGAAATCGCTCAAAGTAAGGATTTTGTTGAAAAAATGGAAGACGAGTATGATGCTTCCATTTCTCAATCAGGTAGCAACGTTTCTGGTGGACAACGTCAACGATTAGCAATTTCACGTGCAATTTCACGTAAACCTGAAATTTTAGTATTTGATGATTCATTTTCAGCATTAGATTATAAAACGGATCGTGTTCTACGTGCAGCTTTAAATACAGAATTAGCAGATACAACCAAATTGATTGTTGCTCAACGAATTGGTACGATTCGTGATGCAGATAAAATTATTGTTTTAGATGAAGGAAAAATTGTTGGAATTGGTACACATCAAGAATTGATGCAAACATGTGAAGTCTATCAAGACATTGCTTATTCTCAACTTTCTAAGGAGGAATTAGCAGGTGAGTGA
- a CDS encoding GlsB/YeaQ/YmgE family stress response membrane protein, protein MGFIWSLIVGGVLGAIAGMIVGKDVPGGIIGNIIVGFIGSWIGSSLLSDFGPVIGGFAIIPALLGAVLLIFIFSFIIGRRKG, encoded by the coding sequence ATGGGATTTATTTGGTCCTTAATTGTAGGTGGAGTTTTAGGAGCTATCGCAGGTATGATAGTTGGAAAAGATGTGCCAGGAGGTATCATCGGAAATATAATTGTTGGTTTTATTGGATCATGGATCGGTAGTTCGTTATTAAGCGACTTCGGACCTGTTATTGGTGGTTTTGCGATTATTCCAGCATTACTTGGAGCTGTTCTTTTAATTTTTATCTTCTCATTTATTATTGGAAGACGTAAAGGTTAA
- the ileS gene encoding isoleucine--tRNA ligase, whose product MKMKETLQLGSTKFPMRGNLPVRELEWQENWEELDIYGQRQKINEGKPTFVLHDGPPYANGNIHIGHALNKISKDIIVRYKSMSGFRSPYIPGWDTHGLPIEQALTNKGVKRKEMSVAEFRKLCEEYAWEQVNKQKEDFKRLGVAGEWDKPYVTLTKEYEEAQIRVFGKMAEKGYIYKGLKPIYWSPSSESALAEAEIEYKDVKSASIYVAFKVVDGKGLIDEDTSFIIWTTTPWTIPSNLAIAVHPDYDYSVVVADGKKYVVAKDLIEVVAEEIGWNKFEIIKELKGKDLELMTAKHPMYDRTSLLILGDHVTLEAGTGLVHTAPGHGDDDFVAGQKYKLAVLSPIDDKGCFTDEAPGLEGIFYDKGNKVITEWLEKEGALLKLNFFTHSYPHDWRTKKPVIFRATPQWFASIDKFRGDILKAVEGVEWVQKWGMQRLYNMVRDRGDWVISRQRAWGVPLPIFYGENGEPIITPETIEHVAALFGEFGSNIWFERDAKDLLPEGFTHPSSPNNNFTKETDIMDVWFDSGSSHEAVLRARENLTFPADMYLEGSDQYRGWFNSSITTSVAINGIAPYKTVLSQGMVLDGNGRKMSKSIGNTIAPSKVIKQMGADIIRLWVSSVDTQADVRVSDEILKQVSEVYRKIRNTMRFLLSNTTDYDPSENKVAFEDLRSVDKYLLVRLNQLVEKVEGHYEKYEFSSIYQLINNFCTVDLSQFYLDFAKDVVYIEAEDAYERRAMQTVFYEVLVKITKLLTPILPHTTEEIWSFLSESEDFVQLAEIPAVDTYENEAELLNSWNAFMDIRVVVQKALEEARNEKIIGKSFEAKVTLYPTEQTKDLFVSLNSNLAQLLIVSELEIAESIEDAPSNAIRSESVAVVVEHAHGETCERCRAIKEEVGTIDNAPTLCARCAAIVEKHFPEALIPEAE is encoded by the coding sequence ATGAAAATGAAAGAAACATTACAATTAGGAAGCACAAAATTTCCCATGCGTGGAAATTTGCCAGTTCGCGAATTAGAGTGGCAAGAAAACTGGGAAGAATTAGATATCTATGGACAACGTCAAAAAATTAATGAGGGTAAACCAACATTCGTCTTACATGATGGTCCTCCGTATGCAAATGGAAATATTCATATTGGACATGCGCTGAATAAGATTAGTAAGGATATCATTGTTCGTTACAAATCTATGTCAGGTTTTAGATCTCCATACATTCCAGGTTGGGACACTCATGGACTTCCTATTGAGCAAGCGTTAACGAACAAAGGTGTCAAACGTAAAGAAATGAGTGTCGCTGAATTCCGTAAATTATGTGAGGAATATGCTTGGGAACAAGTGAATAAACAAAAGGAAGATTTTAAACGTTTAGGAGTAGCTGGAGAGTGGGACAAACCCTATGTAACTCTAACGAAAGAGTACGAAGAAGCGCAAATTCGTGTATTTGGAAAAATGGCTGAAAAAGGCTATATCTATAAAGGATTGAAACCAATTTATTGGTCACCTTCTAGTGAATCAGCTCTCGCAGAAGCTGAAATTGAATACAAAGATGTTAAATCAGCAAGTATTTATGTAGCATTTAAAGTAGTTGATGGAAAAGGTCTGATTGATGAAGACACATCATTTATTATTTGGACAACTACGCCATGGACGATTCCATCAAACCTTGCAATTGCAGTTCACCCTGATTACGATTATTCAGTTGTCGTAGCAGATGGCAAGAAATATGTGGTGGCAAAAGATTTAATTGAAGTAGTAGCAGAAGAAATTGGCTGGAATAAATTTGAAATCATTAAAGAATTAAAAGGAAAAGATCTAGAATTGATGACCGCTAAACACCCTATGTATGATCGTACATCTCTTTTGATTCTAGGGGACCATGTTACTCTTGAAGCAGGTACTGGGCTTGTCCATACTGCTCCAGGGCATGGAGACGATGACTTTGTTGCAGGTCAAAAATATAAATTAGCTGTTTTGTCACCTATTGATGATAAAGGTTGTTTTACAGATGAAGCGCCTGGATTAGAAGGTATCTTTTATGATAAAGGGAACAAAGTCATCACAGAATGGCTAGAAAAAGAAGGAGCGCTATTGAAATTAAACTTCTTTACTCATAGTTACCCACATGACTGGAGAACCAAGAAACCGGTTATTTTCCGTGCTACACCGCAATGGTTTGCATCTATTGATAAGTTCCGCGGAGACATCTTAAAAGCTGTTGAAGGCGTTGAATGGGTTCAGAAATGGGGCATGCAACGTTTGTACAATATGGTGCGTGATCGCGGTGACTGGGTTATTTCACGTCAACGTGCTTGGGGAGTTCCATTACCTATTTTCTATGGTGAGAATGGAGAGCCAATCATTACTCCTGAAACAATTGAACACGTAGCAGCTTTATTTGGAGAATTTGGTTCAAATATTTGGTTTGAACGTGATGCAAAAGATTTATTGCCAGAGGGTTTCACTCATCCTTCAAGTCCAAATAATAATTTTACAAAAGAGACTGACATTATGGATGTATGGTTTGATTCAGGATCTTCTCATGAAGCCGTATTAAGAGCAAGAGAAAACTTAACTTTTCCAGCTGATATGTATCTTGAAGGATCAGATCAATACCGTGGATGGTTCAATTCAAGTATTACAACAAGTGTAGCAATCAATGGAATAGCTCCTTACAAAACGGTTCTATCTCAAGGAATGGTTTTAGATGGTAATGGTCGTAAGATGAGTAAATCAATAGGTAATACTATCGCACCAAGCAAGGTGATCAAGCAAATGGGAGCAGATATTATCCGTTTGTGGGTTTCTAGTGTAGATACACAAGCTGATGTGCGTGTAAGTGATGAAATTCTAAAACAAGTTTCTGAAGTTTACCGTAAAATTCGTAATACGATGCGTTTCTTATTGTCTAATACTACTGACTACGATCCTTCAGAAAATAAAGTTGCATTTGAAGATTTACGATCTGTGGATAAATATCTGCTAGTTCGTTTAAATCAATTAGTAGAAAAAGTAGAAGGCCATTATGAGAAGTATGAATTTTCTTCTATCTATCAATTGATCAACAACTTTTGTACAGTTGATTTATCTCAATTTTATTTGGATTTTGCTAAAGATGTTGTTTATATTGAAGCTGAGGATGCTTACGAACGCCGTGCTATGCAAACAGTATTCTATGAAGTTTTAGTAAAAATCACAAAATTATTGACTCCTATTCTTCCTCATACGACGGAAGAAATTTGGTCATTCTTAAGTGAATCGGAAGACTTTGTTCAATTAGCAGAAATACCAGCAGTCGATACCTACGAAAATGAAGCTGAATTGTTGAATAGTTGGAATGCGTTTATGGACATTCGAGTTGTTGTTCAAAAAGCGCTTGAAGAAGCCCGTAACGAAAAAATTATTGGGAAATCTTTTGAAGCAAAAGTTACACTTTATCCAACCGAACAAACAAAAGACCTATTTGTTTCACTGAATAGCAATTTAGCTCAATTATTGATTGTTTCAGAGTTAGAAATTGCAGAATCAATTGAAGATGCTCCAAGTAATGCTATCCGTTCTGAATCTGTTGCAGTTGTTGTTGAACACGCTCACGGAGAAACATGTGAAAGATGTCGTGCTATTAAAGAAGAAGTTGGAACTATTGACAATGCACCAACTCTTTGTGCTCGCTGTGCCGCAATTGTCGAAAAACATTTTCCAGAAGCATTAATCCCTGAAGCAGAATAA
- a CDS encoding toxic anion resistance protein has product MDKENETQNQPSTVKEIDSELESLLANPFGDVLENAPVLQKQEQIEKEMVQTEQVPRLIDSLSKERQEQAKTLAEQIDVTNAQSVMMYGSAAQQKLGEFSHSMLNHVQNQDTGEIGDTLNDLMYRLNEANPEDLRAEDSNVFKKIFGRVKKSIYEMTAKYQKIGAQIDKISVKLDKEKTGLLNDNLMLEQLYNKNKDYFDALNIYIAAGELKIDDLLNSLIPEAVKKAETSTNQMDVQIVNDLNQFLDRLEKRTHDLKLARQMTIQQAPQIRLIQNTNQALAEKIQSSINMAIPLWKNQIAIALTLLRQKDAVTAQRQVSETTNDLMKKNSEMLKISSIETAKENERGIIDIETLQQTQNDLVETLQETLQIQQDGRIKRKEAERELSVMETSLRDKLLELTTDKQ; this is encoded by the coding sequence ATGGACAAAGAAAACGAAACACAAAATCAACCTTCTACAGTTAAAGAGATCGACTCTGAATTAGAGAGTTTATTAGCTAATCCATTTGGAGATGTCTTAGAAAATGCTCCTGTATTACAAAAGCAAGAACAGATTGAAAAAGAAATGGTACAAACCGAACAAGTTCCCCGCTTAATTGATAGTTTAAGCAAGGAACGTCAAGAACAAGCTAAGACTTTAGCTGAACAAATAGATGTGACAAATGCTCAATCCGTTATGATGTATGGTTCAGCTGCTCAACAAAAACTTGGTGAATTTTCTCATTCAATGTTAAATCATGTACAAAACCAAGATACCGGAGAAATTGGTGATACTCTAAATGATTTAATGTATCGTTTGAATGAAGCTAACCCAGAAGATTTAAGAGCTGAAGACAGTAATGTATTCAAAAAAATATTTGGTCGAGTAAAGAAATCAATTTATGAGATGACTGCAAAATATCAAAAAATTGGCGCTCAAATCGATAAAATTTCAGTAAAATTGGATAAGGAAAAAACTGGTTTATTGAATGACAACCTAATGTTAGAACAACTTTACAATAAGAATAAAGACTATTTTGATGCTTTAAATATTTATATTGCCGCTGGGGAATTAAAAATTGATGACCTGCTTAATAGCTTAATTCCAGAAGCCGTTAAAAAGGCTGAAACTAGTACAAACCAAATGGATGTGCAAATTGTAAATGATTTGAATCAATTCTTAGATCGTTTAGAAAAAAGAACACATGATTTGAAACTTGCACGTCAAATGACGATTCAACAAGCTCCACAAATTCGTTTGATCCAAAATACCAATCAAGCTTTAGCAGAAAAAATCCAATCCTCTATAAATATGGCTATTCCTTTATGGAAAAATCAAATTGCGATTGCTCTCACTCTGCTCCGTCAAAAAGATGCAGTTACTGCTCAGAGACAAGTATCTGAAACAACAAATGATTTGATGAAGAAGAACTCTGAAATGTTAAAAATTTCTTCTATTGAAACAGCAAAAGAAAACGAGCGAGGCATTATTGATATTGAAACCTTGCAACAAACACAAAATGATTTGGTTGAAACATTACAAGAAACATTGCAGATCCAACAAGATGGACGGATCAAACGGAAAGAAGCTGAACGAGAATTATCAGTCATGGAAACTTCTTTACGAGATAAATTATTAGAACTTACAACAGACAAACAGTAA
- the dapF gene encoding diaminopimelate epimerase: MVKYGKEKVGGTIKVQLELIKVHGSENEFFILDETLLDRPLTQDELVAVTKNISDRSTGLLKGADGVLLVGAAKRKESGESMRVINYDGSEASMCGNGLRTIARYLSEKNKVDEFVVETMHADLQVKKAEALGENIQTFQVEISPVSFDVEKLPFNWESKNFIDQSLPELSTSLRFSAVAVPNPHLISFVDHETLTSPLFEKLARYLNGKNPYFPDGVNISFVEELANQEIFVRTFERGVGFTNACGTAMAASSLIYVLLKDGILEEKIQVKNPGGMVQTIVHKKEDGTYWMDLIGNATFLNKVSISLEDILEHKLDNARIESFGEDKVYREFIESLSNF; encoded by the coding sequence ATGGTAAAATATGGTAAAGAAAAAGTAGGAGGTACAATTAAAGTGCAATTAGAATTGATTAAAGTCCATGGGTCAGAAAACGAGTTTTTTATTTTAGATGAAACCTTGCTTGACAGACCTTTAACGCAAGATGAGTTAGTAGCAGTAACGAAAAATATTTCAGATCGTAGTACGGGTCTTTTAAAGGGTGCTGATGGCGTTCTTTTAGTAGGTGCAGCTAAGCGAAAAGAGTCAGGCGAAAGCATGAGAGTGATCAATTATGACGGCAGTGAAGCAAGTATGTGTGGAAATGGCTTAAGAACGATTGCACGTTACCTTTCAGAAAAGAATAAGGTAGATGAATTTGTTGTTGAAACCATGCACGCGGATTTACAGGTGAAAAAAGCGGAGGCGTTAGGGGAAAACATTCAAACTTTTCAAGTTGAAATTTCTCCGGTATCTTTTGACGTAGAAAAGTTACCCTTTAATTGGGAATCGAAAAACTTTATTGATCAATCATTACCAGAGTTATCGACTAGTCTGCGATTTTCAGCGGTAGCAGTTCCAAATCCTCATTTGATTAGTTTTGTTGATCATGAGACATTGACTAGCCCACTGTTTGAAAAACTTGCAAGATATTTAAACGGAAAGAATCCTTATTTCCCTGATGGAGTAAATATTAGTTTTGTGGAAGAACTAGCTAATCAAGAAATATTTGTTCGTACATTCGAAAGAGGTGTCGGTTTCACAAATGCTTGTGGAACAGCAATGGCAGCGAGCAGCTTAATATATGTATTACTAAAAGACGGTATTTTAGAAGAAAAAATTCAAGTGAAAAATCCTGGTGGAATGGTTCAAACAATCGTTCATAAAAAAGAAGATGGGACTTACTGGATGGATTTAATTGGAAATGCGACATTCCTTAACAAAGTTTCTATCTCATTAGAAGATATTTTGGAACATAAATTAGATAACGCTCGTATTGAATCGTTTGGTGAAGATAAAGTTTACCGTGAATTTATTGAAAGCCTTTCTAATTTTTAG